In Arcobacter ellisii, a genomic segment contains:
- the nuoL gene encoding NADH-quinone oxidoreductase subunit L, with protein sequence MNTSLLVWIILAPLLGAIANAFLYFYHIKKQKVSEIYFALIGTITPLISFLITLNLFLQMLEEKVIFKQHIFTWLNVEKLNIEMNFLGDNLSIFMSMFVTFVGWLIHIYAIGYMKNDEGFGKFFAYFNLFLASMLILVLADNPIILFIGWEGVGVCSYLLIKFYYGNKENVLAANKAFIVNRVGDFGFLLGVVTLFFALGQVDLSFGTIEANISNVSNELLVISGFLLFVGAMGKSAQIPLYVWLPDAMAGPTPISALIHAATMVTAGVYMVARFHFLYSGIEEIGLFIAYIGAISALLAAIIATRQTDIKKILAYSTMSQLGYMFIAVGLGFYSTGLFHVFTHAFFKAMLFMGAGGIIIALHHEQNIFKIAKHRANLPIIGFTFLVGVIAISGIPPFSGFFSKDAILAAAFQEGQYLIWAIALFTAFLTAYYMFRMYFIVFVAPNHHNEEYVYTSKTITIPLLILAIGAIGAGFLNLPAIFGGNHFVDTWLSQLNSKHIHMDHTTEYVLMALSIIVAATGIMAAYAKYANFDLSKPEKEIGFIGNKFYIDEIYDSLFVQPTKALSTFIDKIIDDKIIDAFIMSSSTTFINIGKKVAMIQNANVRFYAAFMLVGMTCIFVYLYITLGL encoded by the coding sequence ATGAATACCTCTTTATTAGTTTGGATTATTTTAGCTCCATTATTAGGAGCAATAGCAAATGCTTTTTTATATTTTTATCATATAAAAAAGCAAAAAGTATCAGAGATATATTTTGCACTAATTGGAACAATTACGCCTTTAATCTCATTTTTAATAACTCTTAATTTATTTCTTCAAATGTTAGAAGAGAAAGTTATATTTAAACAACATATTTTTACATGGTTAAATGTAGAAAAGTTAAATATTGAAATGAATTTTTTAGGAGATAATCTTTCAATATTTATGTCAATGTTTGTAACTTTTGTAGGTTGGTTAATCCATATTTATGCAATTGGTTACATGAAAAATGATGAAGGATTTGGTAAGTTCTTTGCTTATTTTAACCTCTTCTTAGCTTCAATGTTAATATTAGTTTTAGCAGATAATCCAATAATCTTATTTATCGGTTGGGAAGGTGTTGGAGTTTGTTCATATCTTCTAATCAAATTCTATTATGGGAACAAAGAGAATGTTCTTGCAGCTAATAAAGCATTTATAGTAAATAGAGTTGGAGATTTTGGTTTTTTACTAGGAGTTGTAACTCTATTTTTTGCATTAGGTCAAGTTGATTTATCATTTGGAACAATTGAAGCAAATATATCAAATGTTTCAAATGAATTATTGGTAATCTCAGGGTTTTTATTATTTGTTGGAGCAATGGGAAAATCAGCACAAATTCCACTTTATGTTTGGCTTCCTGATGCAATGGCAGGACCAACACCAATTTCAGCTTTAATTCATGCAGCAACAATGGTAACAGCTGGGGTTTACATGGTTGCAAGATTTCACTTTTTATATAGTGGAATTGAAGAAATTGGTTTATTTATTGCTTATATTGGAGCCATTTCAGCTCTACTAGCTGCAATTATAGCTACACGTCAAACGGATATTAAAAAAATACTTGCATATTCAACAATGAGTCAATTAGGTTATATGTTTATTGCTGTTGGTCTTGGATTTTATTCAACTGGGCTTTTCCATGTATTTACTCACGCATTTTTTAAAGCTATGTTATTTATGGGAGCAGGAGGAATTATTATCGCTCTACACCATGAACAAAATATCTTTAAAATTGCAAAACATAGAGCAAATCTTCCAATTATTGGATTTACTTTTTTAGTGGGAGTTATTGCAATTTCAGGAATACCTCCATTTTCTGGATTTTTCTCAAAAGATGCAATTTTAGCAGCAGCATTTCAAGAAGGGCAATATCTAATTTGGGCAATTGCACTATTTACAGCATTTTTGACAGCTTATTATATGTTTAGAATGTATTTTATTGTTTTTGTTGCACCAAATCATCACAATGAAGAGTATGTTTATACATCAAAAACTATTACTATTCCTTTATTAATTTTAGCAATTGGTGCAATTGGAGCAGGTTTTTTAAATCTTCCTGCAATTTTTGGAGGAAATCATTTTGTTGATACTTGGCTTTCTCAATTAAATTCAAAACATATTCATATGGACCATACAACTGAATATGTATTGATGGCGTTATCAATAATTGTTGCAGCAACAGGAATTATGGCAGCTTATGCAAAATATGCAAATTTTGATTTATCAAAACCAGAGAAAGAGATTGGATTTATTGGAAATAAATTTTATATTGATGAAATTTATGATTCATTATTTGTTCAACCAACAAAAGCTTTATCAACTTTTATAGACAAAATTATTGATGATAAAATTATTGATGCATTTATAATGAGTTCATCAACAACATTTATAAATATTGGTAAAAAAGTTGCAATGATACAAAATGCAAATGTTAGATTTTACGCAGCATTTATGTTAGTTGGTATGACTTGCATTTTTGTATATTTATATATTACTTTAGGATTATAA
- the nuoK gene encoding NADH-quinone oxidoreductase subunit NuoK — translation MISLTSYAFVSMMLFSIGAIGVISRKNIFVIYMSIEMMLNGINLFLVTFARYHFNLDPQIITVMVISIAAAEAAIFLSVIILLYRSRKSLDTDIFTTLSQGEKS, via the coding sequence ATGATTTCACTAACATCCTATGCATTTGTTTCAATGATGTTATTTTCTATTGGGGCAATTGGTGTTATTTCAAGAAAAAATATTTTTGTTATTTATATGTCAATTGAAATGATGCTAAATGGAATCAACTTATTTTTAGTTACATTTGCAAGATATCATTTTAATTTAGATCCTCAAATAATTACAGTTATGGTTATATCTATTGCTGCTGCAGAAGCTGCGATTTTTCTATCTGTAATAATTTTATTATATAGATCAAGAAAATCTCTTGATACTGATATCTTTACAACTCTTTCACAAGGGGAAAAATCATGA
- a CDS encoding NADH-quinone oxidoreductase subunit J family protein produces the protein MADLIFIALAFFAITGAIAMIVYQSPMYSALGVLVTMMSVAGMFALLNATFLFLVQIIVYAGAIMTLILFILMFLNIKDEDLPKEPNKYKLIALGVAIMIPLNILVLKAISNLPSKDLSISESDFGDIKPVGLELYNNWIISFELISILLLIALVGSVVLAKKRKSKLNSKED, from the coding sequence ATGGCTGATTTAATTTTTATTGCCTTAGCATTTTTTGCTATAACTGGGGCTATTGCTATGATTGTTTACCAAAGTCCAATGTATAGTGCACTTGGTGTTCTAGTTACAATGATGAGTGTTGCTGGAATGTTCGCTCTTTTAAATGCAACTTTTTTATTTTTAGTTCAAATAATAGTTTATGCAGGAGCTATTATGACTTTAATTCTTTTTATTTTGATGTTTTTAAATATCAAAGATGAAGATTTACCAAAAGAACCAAACAAATATAAACTTATTGCTTTAGGTGTTGCTATTATGATACCTTTAAATATTTTAGTTTTAAAAGCTATTTCAAATCTACCTTCAAAAGATTTATCAATAAGTGAAAGTGATTTTGGGGATATAAAACCTGTTGGACTTGAACTATATAATAATTGGATTATCTCTTTTGAGTTAATCTCTATTTTACTTCTAATAGCTCTTGTAGGTTCAGTTGTTCTTGCAAAAAAAAGAAAATCTAAACTAAATAGTAAGGAGGATTAG
- a CDS encoding NuoI/complex I 23 kDa subunit family protein, giving the protein MAIKVVPRYGKSFKDKLYLPAIAGGMKTTFKHFIKNLSDIDNLKTMQYPEVQPTDLNERYRGVHRLTKFDDGSEKCVACFMCATACPAECIFIEAEERFDEHNEKRPKEFKIDLLECVFCGYCVEACPCDAIRMDTGIFSFTGSKREDFVLDKKALMANERAKDLE; this is encoded by the coding sequence ATGGCAATAAAAGTAGTACCAAGATATGGAAAATCATTTAAAGATAAGTTATATTTACCTGCAATTGCAGGAGGAATGAAAACAACTTTTAAACATTTCATAAAAAATTTAAGTGATATTGATAATTTAAAAACTATGCAATATCCAGAAGTTCAACCAACTGATTTGAATGAAAGATATAGAGGTGTTCATAGACTTACAAAATTTGATGATGGAAGTGAAAAATGTGTTGCTTGTTTTATGTGTGCAACAGCATGCCCTGCTGAATGTATTTTTATAGAAGCAGAAGAGAGATTTGATGAACACAATGAAAAAAGACCAAAAGAGTTTAAAATTGATTTACTAGAGTGTGTTTTTTGTGGATATTGTGTTGAAGCTTGTCCTTGTGATGCAATTAGAATGGATACTGGAATTTTTTCATTCACAGGTTCAAAAAGAGAAGATTTTGTCTTAGATAAAAAAGCTTTAATGGCTAATGAAAGAGCAAAGGATTTAGAATAA
- a CDS encoding complex I subunit 1/NuoH family protein, with the protein MSSTIIIIVNIVIAALLAVGLTPLFVWWERRVSGFMQDRSGPNRCNIGPFRLGGLIQSFADMLKLVFKEDFTPSHIRYKFFFTVAPVIVFLCSFLTFAVIPFADVLVIDGKENIMQAIPNELGIMWFIAFAGLSVYGIILGGYSSGSKYGLLGSIRASAQVISYEAAMGLAIISMIISYGSIHLTDMVNAQSGTYLGFIPMWGIFIQPLAAIIFIVCAFAETNRAPFDLAEGESELVAGYHTEYSAMKFGLFQVGEYAAMSASSALIVTLFFGGYQIPWLDTHQIQSNINYVILAIIIILPLKIFFFTRWMKKNNKAIGENKSREKETKILTIAFWSICFVVVALLISFLLTGLGTNGVNITTAVIQVGTFLIKFFMMAFVYIWVRWTVLRFRYDQLQMLGWKVLIPLALLNIVVTAIIVVVGK; encoded by the coding sequence ATGAGTAGCACAATTATAATTATAGTAAATATTGTAATAGCTGCATTATTAGCAGTTGGATTAACTCCTTTATTTGTTTGGTGGGAGAGAAGAGTATCAGGATTTATGCAAGATAGAAGTGGACCAAATAGATGTAATATTGGACCTTTTAGACTTGGAGGATTAATTCAAAGTTTTGCAGATATGTTAAAACTTGTTTTTAAAGAGGATTTTACTCCTTCTCATATTAGATATAAATTTTTCTTTACAGTTGCTCCTGTAATTGTATTTTTATGTTCTTTTTTAACTTTTGCAGTTATTCCATTTGCTGATGTTTTAGTTATAGATGGAAAAGAAAATATTATGCAAGCTATTCCAAATGAACTAGGAATTATGTGGTTTATAGCATTTGCTGGACTTAGTGTTTATGGAATAATTCTTGGAGGTTACTCTTCTGGGAGCAAATATGGACTTTTAGGATCAATTAGAGCTAGTGCTCAAGTTATTTCATACGAAGCAGCCATGGGACTTGCTATTATTTCTATGATTATCTCTTATGGTTCAATTCATTTAACAGATATGGTAAATGCACAAAGTGGAACTTATCTTGGTTTTATTCCAATGTGGGGAATATTTATTCAACCACTTGCAGCAATTATCTTTATAGTTTGTGCATTTGCAGAAACAAATAGAGCTCCTTTTGACTTAGCAGAAGGTGAATCAGAATTAGTTGCAGGTTATCATACAGAATATAGTGCAATGAAATTTGGTCTTTTTCAAGTTGGTGAATATGCTGCAATGAGTGCTTCAAGTGCTTTAATTGTGACTTTATTTTTCGGAGGTTATCAAATTCCTTGGTTAGATACTCACCAAATTCAAAGTAATATAAATTATGTTATTTTAGCAATTATTATAATACTTCCATTAAAAATTTTCTTTTTTACAAGATGGATGAAAAAAAATAATAAAGCAATTGGTGAAAATAAAAGTAGAGAAAAAGAGACAAAAATTTTAACTATTGCATTTTGGTCAATTTGTTTTGTTGTAGTTGCTCTTTTAATCTCATTTTTACTTACAGGACTTGGGACAAATGGTGTAAATATTACAACTGCAGTAATTCAAGTAGGAACTTTTTTAATTAAATTTTTTATGATGGCATTTGTTTATATTTGGGTTAGATGGACTGTTTTAAGATTTAGATATGATCAATTACAAATGTTGGGTTGGAAAGTTTTAATTCCATTAGCTCTTTTAAATATCGTAGTTACTGCGATTATAGTTGTAGTAGGAAAATAA
- a CDS encoding 2Fe-2S iron-sulfur cluster-binding protein, translating into MAEIVSVTINGVQMQATKGSLLIDKLLDESIHIPHFCYHQALGKDGNCRMCMVEIEGQKRPQIACDTPIKDGMIVRTKGENIEKVRREILELELINHPIDCPTCDQAGECKLQDYYMESGFYESRINVDSKNHARKRVDIGSNVMLDQERCVLCTRCVRFCSDITKTNELGVISRADHSVIGIFPGRPLNNPYAMNVIDLCPVGALTNKDFRFKQRVWFLETFDSICNGCSKGCNIFVDHRKEKYKDDQIFRFRPRVNKAINGWFMCDEGRLSYSKENEKRFETPLVNKNISDINTTIANIFKELTTNKNILIVLSANLSYEEMLNVKNLATKLNINLSGYSPNTIDENFGDDYLRQKDKTSNRASFKELNIDETKEYFENSLNSASLVVIIENDFFENNTKLLENKKVISFFSHLCLTIGYSNIAVPVASFYEKSGTYINCDGIKQKVISKMNKNNPMQTITTIIENLKSMIEKGTL; encoded by the coding sequence ATGGCTGAGATAGTAAGTGTTACAATCAATGGTGTACAGATGCAAGCTACTAAAGGTAGCTTGTTGATTGATAAGTTACTGGATGAGAGCATTCATATCCCTCACTTTTGTTATCATCAAGCATTAGGAAAAGATGGAAACTGTAGAATGTGTATGGTTGAAATTGAAGGTCAAAAAAGACCCCAAATTGCTTGTGATACTCCTATAAAAGATGGGATGATTGTAAGAACTAAAGGCGAGAATATCGAAAAAGTTAGACGAGAAATTCTTGAACTTGAACTTATAAATCATCCAATTGACTGTCCTACTTGCGACCAAGCTGGAGAGTGTAAACTACAAGATTACTACATGGAATCAGGTTTTTATGAATCAAGAATAAATGTTGATTCAAAAAATCATGCAAGAAAAAGAGTTGATATTGGGTCTAATGTTATGTTGGATCAAGAAAGATGTGTACTTTGTACAAGATGTGTAAGATTCTGTTCTGATATTACAAAAACAAATGAATTAGGTGTTATTAGTCGGGCAGACCACTCAGTTATTGGAATTTTTCCAGGACGACCATTAAATAATCCTTATGCCATGAATGTTATTGATTTATGTCCTGTTGGTGCTTTAACAAATAAAGATTTTAGATTTAAACAAAGGGTTTGGTTTTTAGAAACTTTTGATTCAATTTGTAATGGTTGTTCAAAAGGTTGTAATATTTTTGTTGACCATAGAAAAGAAAAATATAAAGATGACCAAATTTTTAGATTTAGACCAAGAGTTAATAAAGCAATAAATGGTTGGTTTATGTGTGATGAAGGACGTCTGTCTTATTCAAAAGAGAATGAAAAAAGATTTGAAACTCCTTTAGTTAATAAAAATATCTCAGATATAAATACAACTATTGCAAATATTTTTAAAGAATTAACAACAAACAAAAATATTTTAATAGTATTAAGTGCAAATCTTTCTTATGAAGAGATGTTAAATGTAAAAAATTTAGCAACAAAATTAAATATTAATTTATCAGGATATTCACCAAACACAATTGATGAAAATTTTGGAGATGATTATTTAAGACAAAAAGATAAAACTTCAAATAGAGCCTCTTTTAAAGAATTAAATATAGATGAAACAAAAGAGTATTTTGAAAATAGTTTAAATAGTGCTTCTTTAGTAGTAATAATTGAAAATGATTTTTTTGAAAACAATACAAAATTATTAGAAAATAAAAAAGTTATCTCTTTTTTCAGTCATCTTTGTCTTACAATTGGTTATTCAAACATTGCTGTTCCTGTTGCTTCATTTTATGAAAAATCTGGAACTTATATCAACTGCGATGGAATTAAACAAAAAGTTATTTCAAAAATGAATAAAAATAATCCAATGCAAACTATAACAACAATTATAGAAAATCTTAAATCTATGATTGAAAAAGGAACTCTATGA
- a CDS encoding citrate synthase — protein MAKNTMTLTDNRNGKSYEYNIIDGTRGPSVVDISTFYKDSGMFTYDPGYTSTASCESKITFIDGENSELRYRGYDISELAGKHSFLDVSYLLMRGKLPTPEASKNFDLEIRHRSFLNEGIIRLFDALPDGAHPMATMGAATMALAAFYKDHLHLEDEEQFKMMRRRILAKMPVIAAMAYRNSIGTPLIYPDVNRYFTENFLYMLRAYPGGRMKYLGDGKNDEIKQVEIDALDAILTLHADHEQNASTTTVRNVGSTEAHPYVAIASGISALWGSAHGGANEKVMDQLKLIGDVKNVPTYIAKAKDKNDPFRLMGFGHRVYKNRDPRAETLKGLQDKLREELKLDSKLLDIAAAVEEAALSDDYFKERGLYPNIDFYSGVILTALKIPVEMFTPIFVIGRTPGWLAQWSELKQDPKHKIARPRQLYTGN, from the coding sequence ATGGCAAAAAATACAATGACGTTGACAGACAATAGAAATGGTAAATCATATGAATATAACATTATAGATGGTACAAGAGGACCAAGCGTTGTAGATATATCTACTTTTTATAAAGATTCAGGTATGTTTACTTATGACCCTGGTTATACTTCAACTGCATCTTGTGAATCAAAAATCACATTTATTGATGGTGAAAACTCAGAATTAAGATATAGAGGATATGATATTTCAGAACTTGCTGGAAAACACTCTTTCTTAGACGTTTCTTATTTATTAATGAGAGGAAAACTTCCAACTCCTGAAGCTTCTAAAAACTTCGATTTAGAAATCAGACATAGATCTTTCTTAAATGAAGGAATCATTAGATTATTTGATGCATTACCAGATGGTGCTCACCCAATGGCAACTATGGGAGCTGCTACTATGGCACTTGCAGCATTTTATAAAGATCACTTACATTTAGAAGATGAAGAACAATTTAAAATGATGAGAAGAAGAATCTTAGCTAAAATGCCAGTTATTGCTGCTATGGCTTATAGAAATTCAATTGGTACTCCACTAATTTATCCAGATGTAAATAGATATTTCACTGAAAACTTCTTATATATGTTAAGAGCATATCCAGGTGGAAGAATGAAATATTTAGGTGATGGTAAAAATGATGAAATCAAACAAGTTGAAATCGATGCATTAGATGCTATTTTAACTTTACATGCTGATCACGAACAAAATGCTTCTACAACAACTGTAAGAAACGTTGGTTCAACTGAAGCTCACCCTTATGTTGCTATTGCTTCTGGTATTTCTGCACTTTGGGGATCTGCTCATGGTGGTGCTAATGAAAAAGTTATGGATCAATTAAAATTAATTGGTGATGTTAAAAATGTACCAACATATATTGCAAAAGCAAAAGATAAAAATGATCCATTTAGATTAATGGGATTCGGACACAGAGTTTATAAAAACAGAGACCCAAGAGCTGAAACATTAAAAGGATTACAAGACAAATTAAGAGAAGAGTTAAAACTAGACTCTAAATTACTTGATATTGCAGCAGCTGTAGAAGAAGCAGCATTAAGTGATGATTACTTCAAAGAAAGAGGTTTATATCCAAATATTGACTTCTATTCTGGTGTAATTTTAACTGCTTTAAAAATTCCTGTTGAGATGTTTACTCCAATCTTCGTTATTGGTAGAACGCCAGGATGGTTAGCACAATGGTCTGAATTAAAACAAGATCCAAAACACAAAATTGCAAGACCAAGACAATTATATACAGGTAATTAA
- the nuoF gene encoding NADH-quinone oxidoreductase subunit NuoF: MITKIVSKNFDIPNSHKLEVALENGRYSSIDKLFTMTPDEVTAEVTKSGLRGKGGGGAPCGPKWELMPPVDERPRYLIVNGDESEPGTFKDRQIFQYDPHLLIEGIICTCYAINAHHAYIYIRGEYKFFIDRVNEAIKEAYENRIIGDKIMDKYDFKLDITVHRGGGAYICGEKSALIESLEGKRGHPRLKPHGKECEWFFDNPATVNNVETIASVPNIVENGAQGYTKYGTEKSPGTMLFAISGPVNNPGVYEMEYGNKMIDFLNILGGGMKDGKKLKAIIPGGSSCPILTASEVEKAVLDYESMWDIGSTLGTGGMIVIDEDTSMVDVAKNIIEFYHHESCGQCTPCREGTGWIDKILRKILNGDASNEDLKTILDVCNTMNGKTICVFAPAVKDIISSIIKKFPDEFKTYLKN; the protein is encoded by the coding sequence ATGATAACTAAAATTGTAAGTAAAAATTTTGACATTCCAAATTCACATAAGCTTGAAGTTGCTCTAGAAAATGGTAGATACTCTTCAATTGATAAACTTTTTACTATGACTCCTGATGAAGTTACTGCTGAAGTAACTAAATCTGGACTTAGAGGAAAAGGTGGTGGTGGTGCTCCTTGTGGACCAAAATGGGAACTTATGCCACCAGTTGATGAACGTCCTAGATATTTAATAGTAAATGGGGATGAGAGTGAACCAGGAACTTTTAAAGATAGACAAATTTTTCAATATGACCCACATCTTTTAATAGAAGGAATTATCTGCACTTGTTATGCAATAAATGCCCACCATGCTTATATTTATATAAGAGGTGAATACAAATTTTTTATTGATAGAGTAAACGAAGCGATAAAAGAAGCTTACGAAAATAGAATAATTGGTGATAAAATCATGGACAAATATGATTTTAAACTTGATATTACAGTTCACAGAGGTGGTGGAGCTTATATTTGTGGAGAAAAATCTGCACTTATAGAATCACTTGAGGGAAAACGTGGACATCCAAGACTTAAACCACATGGTAAAGAGTGTGAATGGTTCTTTGATAATCCAGCAACTGTAAATAATGTAGAAACAATTGCCTCTGTTCCAAATATTGTAGAAAATGGAGCGCAAGGTTATACAAAATATGGTACAGAAAAATCACCAGGAACTATGCTTTTTGCTATTTCAGGACCTGTTAATAATCCAGGTGTTTATGAAATGGAATATGGAAATAAGATGATAGATTTTCTAAATATTCTTGGTGGTGGAATGAAAGATGGGAAAAAATTAAAAGCAATTATTCCAGGAGGTTCATCTTGTCCAATACTAACCGCTTCTGAAGTAGAAAAGGCCGTATTAGACTATGAATCAATGTGGGATATTGGTTCAACTTTAGGTACAGGAGGAATGATAGTAATTGATGAAGATACATCTATGGTTGATGTAGCAAAAAATATTATAGAATTTTATCACCATGAGTCTTGTGGTCAATGTACACCTTGTAGAGAGGGTACAGGATGGATAGATAAGATTTTAAGAAAAATCTTAAATGGTGATGCTTCAAACGAAGATTTAAAAACTATACTTGATGTTTGTAATACTATGAATGGAAAAACAATTTGTGTTTTTGCACCAGCAGTAAAAGATATCATTTCAAGTATTATTAAAAAATTCCCAGACGAATTTAAAACATATTTAAAAAACTAA
- the nuoE gene encoding NADH-quinone oxidoreductase subunit NuoE: protein MSKFQYTPENEAKFQEYVSRYPKIDSCMLPALWLVQEQEGWVSPEAMVYVAEKLGKTPIQVYEVATFYTMFNLKPIGKYHIELCKTVSCMLCGSRELKQHIKETIGIDAGQTSEDGLFTLSEVECLGACGGAPMFALNGEYHEKLTKEKVDELIKECKNDN, encoded by the coding sequence ATGAGTAAATTTCAATACACACCTGAGAATGAAGCAAAATTCCAAGAGTATGTAAGTAGATATCCAAAAATTGATTCTTGTATGTTACCAGCTCTTTGGCTAGTTCAAGAACAAGAGGGATGGGTAAGTCCTGAGGCTATGGTTTACGTAGCTGAAAAATTAGGAAAAACTCCTATTCAAGTATATGAAGTTGCAACTTTTTATACAATGTTTAATTTAAAACCAATTGGCAAATATCATATTGAACTTTGTAAAACTGTTTCTTGTATGTTATGTGGAAGCCGTGAATTAAAACAACATATAAAAGAAACTATTGGTATTGATGCAGGACAAACAAGTGAAGATGGCTTATTTACATTAAGTGAAGTTGAGTGTCTTGGAGCTTGTGGAGGTGCACCTATGTTTGCATTAAATGGAGAGTATCACGAAAAATTAACTAAAGAAAAAGTTGATGAACTTATAAAGGAGTGCAAAAATGATAACTAA
- a CDS encoding NADH-quinone oxidoreductase subunit D yields MFNCDMLIDSKDLKSTISKLKNDENYTILLDITAIDYSKFPDITPSRFAVVYILRDETFKKQISIKSFINDETLEIDSLCDLYESANWAERETYDQYGIKFIGHPNLKRVLNHHQFVGHPLRKDYETTKGQICTNTEDLMDEMLPLLKSKDYDDEEIKDLMLLNVGPSHPASHGTIRNFVAMEGETITACVTEIGYLHRGFEKSCENHTYSQIIPYTDRLNYCSAILNNIGYSKAVEEMLGIDITPRAKMIRVIIGELSRIIDHLVCNAANMVDLGGLTNFWYLFAPRDKAYELLSKLTGARLTNTYTRIGGLEFDLYDGFNEDLFDVLKDVEIAIDDALSLIAHNKIFLDRTQDVGVIKADFALRNGISGPNLRAAGVAHDLRKDLPYYGYENFDFDVVIGSHGDVYDRMMCRFEEMKQSIRIIKQAMKNLPDGAINVDAPGVLLPSKKDVYGNIEGLMNQFKLTFEGIKVPKGEYYSSTEAANGELGFFIVSDGSGRPYKVKCRPPCFYSLAAYSKIVEGGMLADAVVTMASMNFIAGEFDR; encoded by the coding sequence ATGTTTAATTGTGATATGTTAATCGATTCTAAAGATTTAAAATCGACTATTTCTAAACTTAAGAATGATGAAAATTATACAATATTGCTTGATATTACAGCAATTGACTACTCTAAATTTCCAGATATTACTCCTTCAAGATTTGCAGTTGTTTACATATTAAGAGATGAAACTTTTAAAAAACAAATTTCTATTAAATCTTTTATAAATGATGAAACTTTAGAAATCGATTCTCTTTGTGATTTATATGAATCAGCAAATTGGGCGGAAAGAGAAACTTATGACCAATATGGAATAAAATTTATTGGTCATCCTAACTTAAAAAGGGTTTTAAATCATCATCAATTTGTTGGTCATCCTCTAAGAAAAGATTATGAGACAACAAAAGGGCAAATCTGTACTAATACTGAAGATTTGATGGATGAAATGTTACCTTTACTTAAATCTAAAGATTATGATGATGAAGAGATAAAAGATTTAATGCTTTTAAATGTTGGACCTTCTCATCCAGCATCACATGGAACAATTAGAAATTTTGTTGCTATGGAAGGTGAAACTATCACTGCTTGTGTTACTGAGATTGGGTATTTACACAGAGGTTTTGAAAAATCTTGTGAAAATCATACCTATTCTCAAATTATTCCATATACTGATAGATTGAACTATTGTAGTGCTATTTTAAATAATATTGGATATTCAAAAGCTGTTGAAGAGATGCTTGGAATTGATATAACTCCAAGAGCCAAAATGATAAGAGTTATAATTGGAGAGTTAAGCAGAATCATCGATCATCTAGTTTGTAACGCAGCAAATATGGTTGACCTTGGTGGACTTACAAACTTTTGGTATCTATTTGCTCCAAGAGATAAAGCTTATGAATTATTATCAAAATTAACTGGTGCAAGACTTACAAATACATATACTAGAATTGGTGGATTAGAGTTTGATTTGTATGATGGCTTTAATGAAGATTTATTTGATGTTTTAAAAGATGTTGAAATTGCAATTGATGATGCTTTATCATTAATTGCACATAATAAAATCTTCTTAGATAGAACTCAAGATGTGGGGGTTATAAAAGCAGATTTTGCATTAAGAAATGGGATATCTGGACCAAATTTAAGAGCAGCTGGTGTTGCACACGATTTAAGAAAAGATTTGCCTTATTATGGTTACGAAAACTTTGATTTTGATGTAGTAATTGGAAGTCATGGGGATGTATATGACCGAATGATGTGTAGATTTGAAGAGATGAAACAATCTATTAGAATCATTAAACAAGCAATGAAAAATCTTCCAGATGGTGCTATAAATGTTGATGCACCAGGCGTGTTACTTCCTTCAAAAAAAGATGTTTATGGAAATATTGAAGGATTAATGAACCAGTTTAAACTTACTTTTGAAGGAATTAAAGTTCCAAAAGGTGAGTATTATTCTTCAACTGAAGCTGCAAATGGTGAATTAGGATTTTTTATAGTTAGTGATGGAAGTGGAAGACCTTATAAAGTTAAATGTAGACCACCATGTTTTTATTCACTAGCAGCTTATTCGAAAATTGTTGAAGGTGGTATGCTTGCTGATGCTGTTGTTACGATGGCTAGTATGAATTTTATTGCAGGGGAGTTTGATAGATGA